Proteins from a genomic interval of Quercus lobata isolate SW786 chromosome 11, ValleyOak3.0 Primary Assembly, whole genome shotgun sequence:
- the LOC115969214 gene encoding uncharacterized protein LOC115969214: MFVCPVWHLLLACLLACFPSICFFACLLTYFFCHCMYTHGAWTLGAGVQPPRCKQKDTKCSVYTKHEQLGQIVQDLTFEKYDEGKRKLRYTKEFRTGSPCKGKSNDVTIIHAHNGPRELTPLGMPLSKAFKDLSSKEIMKPLDLGRYTPNISSPTCFANEYCEYHQSKGHYMDKFARLHYEIEDLIKSKKITKPHIGKNSLQECHVVPPPNWG, encoded by the exons atgtttgtttgcccCGTTTGGCATCTTTTGCTGGCTTGTCTTTTAGCATGCTTTccttctatttgtttctttgcttgtttGCTGACTTATTTCTTTTGTCATTGCATGTACACGCATGGAGCATGGACACTTGGAGCAGGGGTGCAACCTCCTAGGTGCAAGCAAAAGG AtacaaaatgcagtgtctacACCAAACATGAACAATTAGGGCAAATAGTTCAAGATCTTACCTTTGAAAAGTATGAtgaaggaaaaaggaagctAAGGTACACAAAGGAATTTAGGACAGGAAGCCCATGCAAAGGCAAGTCAAATGATGTTACTATTATTCATGCTCACAATGGACCAAGAGAGCTAACCCCACTGGGCATGCCTTTGTCGAAAGCATTCAAGGATTTATCAAGCAAAGAAATTATGAAGCCATTGGATCTTGGTAGATATACTCCAAATATCTCTTCTCCAACTTGCTTTGCCAACGAGTATTGTGAGTACCATCAAAGCAAAGGTCACTATATGGATAAATTTGCTCGTCTTCATTATGAGATTGAAGACCTTATCAAATCAAAGAAGATTACAAAGCCACATATTGGAAAGAATTCTCTCCAAGAATGTCATGTTGTGCCTCCCCCTAATTGGGGTTGA
- the LOC115969145 gene encoding serine carboxypeptidase-like 17: MATKLSSGYLCCMLLLLLSGTAFSQSIVKTLPGFPGELPFKLETGYITVGDVVFFYYFIESEGFPGADPLLLYYNGGPGCSGLNGFLYQIGPLKFNITDYTGGLPTLIYEPSSWSRTANIIFLDGPVGAGFSYATAQEAWDTTDYLYATQLYEFLRNWLSIHPSFVNNPVFLGSDSYAGIITPILAQNIINGNEAGVVPFVNLKGFVLSCPHTNTDLETDVKITFAHRMALISDAMYDTAKDTCHGNYAYPDNSNCTEALSAISQCIELISDQNILEPACAFLSPKAKEMAKEERARRSLREKSNNIILPSTRSGDFWCKNFDYLLSDIWGNYKSVQEALHVRPGTVKQFFRCNVTIEYTVDTDDVVPVHKNLTASGLQVLVFSGDHDMVIPHIGIEQWILALDLTIDTDWRPWFVDGQVAGYTRKYTDDGYRLTYATLKGSGHSPPEYKRRECYDMFDRWIHYYPL, from the exons ATGGCTACGAAACTAAGTTCAGGATACTTGTGTTGCATGCTTCTACTGCTTCTCTCAGGCACTGCATTCTCTCAGTCGATTGTCAAGACTCTTCCCGGCTTCCCCGGCGAATTGCCATTTAAACTTGAAACTGG ATACATAACTGTGGGCGATGTCGTGTTCTTCTACTATTTCATTGAGTCGGAAGGGTTTCCGGGAGCTGATCCTCTTCTACTCTACTATAATGGAGGCCCTGGTTGTTCTGGTTTAAATGGATTTCTTTACCAGATTG GTCCATTAAAATTCAATATCACTGATTATACTGGGGGCTTACCAACATTGATATATGAACCAAGCTCATGGTCAAGG ACTGCCAACATAATATTCTTGGATGGACCTGTGGGTGCTGGCTTTTCGTATGCAACAGCACAAGAAGCTTGGGACACAACAGACTATCTTTATGCAACACAGCTCTATGAGTTTCTAAGAAAT TGGTTGAGCATACACCCAAGTTTCGTGAACAATCCAGTCTTTCTTGGAAGCGATTCCTATGCAGGAATAATTACTCCAATTCTTGCTCAAAATATCATAAATG GCAATGAAGCAGGAGTTGTGCCTTTTGTGAATCTCAAA GGATTCGTGCTTAGTTGCCCTCATACGAATACAGATCTTGAAACGGACGTAAAAATAACATTTGCTCACCGGATGGCTTTAATATCGGATGCCATGTATGAT ACAGCCAAAGATACTTGCCATGGGAATTATGCTTATCCAGACAATTCAAACTGTACAGAGGCCCTATCAGCAATAAGTCAG TGCATAGAGCTAATAAGTGATCAAAATATATTGGAACCCGCTTGTGCTTTCTTGTCACCGAAAGCAAAAGAAAtggcaaaagaagaaagagctCGAAGATCACTaagagaaaaatcaaacaatatTATTCTTCCATCAACTAGAAGCGGTGACTTTTGGTGCAAA AATTTTGATTATTTGCTCTCTGACATATGGGGAAATTATAAAAGTGTTCAAGAAGCTCTTCATGTTCGACCG GGAACAGTGAAACAATTCTTTAGGTGCAATGTCACCATTGAGTACACAGTTGACACAGATGATGTTGTCCCAGTTCATAAAAATCTTACCGCCTCAGGCTTGCAAGTCTTGGTGTTCAG TGGTGATCATGACATGGTTATTCCTCATATCGGTATTGAACAATGGATACTTGCTCTTGACCTAACAATTGATACTGATTGGCGACCATGGTTTGTCGATGGTCAAGTTGCAGG GTACACCAGGAAATATACAGATGATGGGTACCGTTTGACATATGCAACTCTAaag GGATCTGGACATTCGCCACCAGAGTATAAACGCAGGGAATGTTATGATATGTTCGACAGATGGATCCATTATTATCCtctgtag